In the genome of Caenorhabditis elegans chromosome IV, the window CAGCGCTAGTCCTTCCTTCGGGTGCCGCAGTTTGATGATTCGGctatttggcaaattgccctctgaaaacaaaaacattcatttttgaaattaaataaaggAAATCACCTTTGGAAATGACAACTTTTCTCGAATAACTCTCATCGGATTCTGGTAATTTTGCAGGTTTAGTTTCTTCTAAAATCTCTTCAACAGCCTCTTCCTCgacgtcttctttttttgtttttctagtttttggtGGCATTCTTGTTCTGAAACTGATTTATTACAATTTGTAATTGATCTAAACTTATGGAAAATAGTTCGAAATTCGTCAAAAAACGAGAACAATGAGATAGAAAATAAACAGGCATAtgtttttcagtcatttttaaatgtgaataTTTACACCGATGAGCCAAGGGAAAAAACGAGTTTAAttcaggaaaattcaaaagggaaaaaagaaataaataaattattctttAACTAAATTGTTTCTAATTAGAATCACAGAATCTGCTagacaaaaaatgaacttGGGAAACATTCTGATGAAAGGGAAATCGAGAAATCATATtgatattattaaaaaacgttttagtCAGAATGAATTGTGGGAACTGGGAACAggcatttcaaaaactacagaaaataaTTGCATCcatttcttcacatttttccagcTCTTGCCATCTGCTGCATCATATTTTGAAGGCCTCCCATACCACCCATCTGCTGCAACACACGTGGATCCATCATTTTTGCCATTTGTTGATTCAATTGAGCCATTTTCGCTggattcatattttttgggtTTATATCACCGTTTTTGCCCTGCAAAATGAATTCATtagaaataattattgaaattacaaaatttcaatttgtcgAATAGGAACAAAACTTTACATTGAAGAGTCCTTTAATTGATCCAATCTTCTTAACAACATCAGAGAATTTCTTGTACTGAGCGAGAAGATCTCGAACTTCTTGTTGATGAGATCCCGATCCTCTGGCAACTCTGGCAACTCTATTTGGTTCTTTTGTAAAGAGCTCAGATGCTTTTGGATGATCCAATTCCTTATCACTCATAGAATCCATCACAGTCATCATTCTCTTCAGCCTGTTGACGGATTCTTGCTCGTTTCCCTTTGTCATAAATTCTGATCCAAAACCAGGAATCATACCCTGAAATAAATAAGTATTCAGGTATCGTTATAAAACATTGAAACGAACCATAATTTGACTGAAAGGTCCCATTTTCATAATGTTTTGGAATTGCTCATACATGTCGCGAAGAGTGAATTGTCCTGGAAAtgttcttttcagtttttgaaatttttgaaatcaaatttaccTTGTTTCAGTCTTCCCACCAATTCTTTATTATCCTGAATTCCAATATCATTGACCATATCAACAAGGCCAGCAATATCTCCCATTCCTAGAAGCTTTTGAACAAATGattttggcttgaaaatctcaaagtcATCAATATGTTCTCCTGTTCCGATGAAGATTACTGGGGATTTGGTGACAGCGAcactgaaaaaagtatttgagcaatttcaaaaCGATAAAGGATCTCGAAGTAAAAACTCACGCAGAAAGAGCTCCTCCTCCTTTAGCATGAGAATCCAACTTTGTAATGATAACACTGGCAACATCAACAGTTTGAGAGAAAGCACGTGCTTGGGCTTCACAAGCTTGTCCAATAGAAGCATCCATCACAAAAACAACATTATCTGGTGTAACTGCGTTGGAAACTTGGAGCATTTCTTCGAAAAGTGAAGCTTCTTGCTTGTGACGACCTGATGTATCAACAATGATGATTTCGAACCCTTCTTGCTGCAAAACAAATATTATTAAACCATTTTTCTGTGATAAATTACCGTGAATTTTTCTACTCCTTCGGCGGCAATTTTTACGGGGTCAATTTCAGAGTATGATCCATAGAAGGGAATACGAGCTTTTGTGGCATTTTGCTTTAATTGATCAAAAGCTCCAGCACGGAATGTATCGGCACAGATCAGACATGTTTTCCATCCTTTTCTTTGGTAGTAATACGCCATCTGAACTTGAAAAGTGTTGAAAAGTTGTTGGAAGTTtactaattaaaaaatataatgtttgaTGGTGTGTGAGCTTTCTATTGTAATTCATGGAACGAACCTTGGTACAAGTCGTAGTTTTACCGGAACCTTGAAGACCAACAAACATGAAAACGTTGCGACGTCCTTTTGTTGGTGTGAAAGGAGTTACACCAGGATCCACAAGCTTCAGCAGTTCATTGAATACTGTCTTCTGAATGTACCGACGTTTGTTTGCTCCTCCGACGATCTCTTCGAAATTAAtcgcttttctgaaaatatttattaaatttaaatcttaAATAGCGTAAAAATTTACTTCACGTTGTCCTTAAGTTGCTTTACAAGACGAATATGAACATCAGATTCAATAAGAGCTGTACAGACTTCTTTCAGCATCAAATCCAGCTCCCCCTCATTGATAACGGTGCTCTGACCGAGCTTTCCGATCGCATTTCGGATTTTCCGCCCCAAATCGGCCAAAAccattttgaactgaaatttgaaatgctTTAATTTGTTTAAGCATAGAATTAAACGCGTTTTAAATCGAGAGCACCATAAAAACAgtttggagaaaaatcgataattcttgTAGGAGATTCAGTCCCTGTGGTTTTCTTCGGCTTCCTaatcattttttgacgacATAGTGGTATTTCACAATAGGTTTTTTCAAGACACAAcagatttttcacaaagaGTAGAGAAGAAATGGAAAACTGTAGATTTCTTCTCGAAGAGCCGAGAAAGGCAAGGTATTGGAAGTTTAAAAAGGTAATGTttctttattcttttttcaaaacaataataaatggaaaatatatatttatagaTAACAATTTCAGACAGTTAAAATCacgtgaaaaattcaaatttcaacacaaaaattgaCGAGTGGAACCCCGTTGTTGCGCCTTGAAGAGTAACGCTTGCGCGTTTGACGATTTTATTGACGCGTTTCTGGTGCatgcgggaaattttttattttcaacttttttcctgtttgtttatccttttttaattgaattctcATGATttgaaagctttgaaaaatattattttgctcaaaaacatGCGTTTTGTAAAACATTGATTAGATTCAAGGCAATTAATGGATTTTTGCacgttccaaaaaaaaggaaattcattttttgaaaattttgataatttaataatgaaaaatgttccatAGATTTATTCAATGCCATCCTTCTCTATAATCTCGAACTTCCGCATCCTTCAACTGTGGTAGAGGTATTTGCAATACCATATAGTCGTAATAATAAACTTTAGTGAACAAATCCAAGACATCAGCTCTTGAGTAAATGAATGATTTATAAAAACTGCTGATTTTCTCGTAGGAAGAAAGAGAATCAGCTAATAATCCGTCGTTGTCTATTCTGTCAGGCCGcttaaatgttaaaaaataaaaacgttttaagctaattttgtATGTCTAGAAACTCTAACTCACAAGCATTTCTGCATACGCCGGATTAGTTGGTTTTGCAAAAAGCGAGTAATCtacaaaagtgaatttttgattcatctcttccatttcacaaAACCAATTTTGTGGTACGTATTTCATATGATCTTCATccacttttttagtttttgaatgtaTTTGTGTGAGTTGTGTCCAGATTTGAATAAGATAACATCTCAGATCCAACTTGCAATTGAAGCAAGAACGatcttctctgaaattttatatgacCTTAAACTTTATACTTTTGTAGTTTCGTCGATATCTGATCGTTCAGTTGTATAGGTATGTACATCTCTAGGTTTATGTGCTACAcgaaaatataatttgttttACCTAACACACGCATCCATAAAATGATCTACAAATCGTTCAATTGGATCCTGTCttggaaataataatttccaatTCGTAAAGTTTGCATTCAACTCATTTTCTCGTTTCAAATCGTCGATATCCGCAAAATATGTTAGTGAATCACTATCACACACTCTGAAAAGCACAATATTCATATTTCGTAGTTAATAATGAACCTCACGATTCATCATTAAATTTCTCTTGGAGCCCGCATAATACTTGCTGCCCAATTAAAGTATCAGTTTCACAGATTGCAGTTCTATCATTTCCGATAGCCTCAAATAAGATTTAATCTTAAGCGAGTGTTCTGatcaatttaaatatttgataCTCACCGCAAGTTTCTTCGAAACTTGTTCGAAAGCTGGAATTTTAGAATAtccttcaaaacttttttcctcgCCCTCATCAAGCCATAATAAGTTTTGATCAGCAATATATTCGAATAAATTAGTCTCTGATAAATCTCGTATCACAATCTTTTTTTCTACTCTaaagaatacaattttgataagaatgataataattataattataataGTTCGTCGCTGAGTTGATGAAGACCACATAATTAGTTTAATGGCAAGCTATGCAACTTGTTGAATACTAATAGGACTTAGCAAATCTTATCTTGAACCTTTTTCattcgaaagaaaaatgagatcgAATCTCGTTCAAACTGTGGAGTAGTCAGTTAAGAAACTTGTTTCTAGTTTGTGAGGAGACACTGGAGAACGTGAAAGTATTACCCATACGCAATATTTTTGCGgcgaaaaatacggtacccggtctcgacacgacagtttttaaaacttgtaaATAGGTATGTAaaagaaaactttaattttaaacgtgttgtttcggaattttcatcgttttGTCATAGTTATTctacaaataattatttatgaaaaaaaaactaaaatataacTATAATAACACCTGAATATTAACAAAtcgatcgaaaaaaaactatgaaaaaaatggatgaaaattccgcagcaacgagagttt includes:
- the F20C5.7 gene encoding uncharacterized protein (Confirmed by transcript evidence) — its product is MWSSSTQRRTIIIIIIIILIKIVFFRVEKKIVIRDLSETNLFEYIADQNLLWLDEGEEKSFEGYSKIPAFEQVSKKLAAIGNDRTAICETDTLIGQQVLCGLQEKFNDESVCDSDSLTYFADIDDLKRENELNANFTNWKLLFPRQDPIERFVDHFMDACVREDRSCFNCKLDLRCYLIQIWTQLTQIHSKTKKVDEDHMKYVPQNWFCEMEEMNQKFTFVDYSLFAKPTNPAYAEMLRPDRIDNDGLLADSLSSYEKISSFYKSFIYSRADVLDLFTKVYYYDYMVLQIPLPQLKDAEVRDYREGWH
- the F21D5.7 gene encoding Signal recognition particle 54 kDa protein (Confirmed by transcript evidence), translating into MVLADLGRKIRNAIGKLGQSTVINEGELDLMLKEVCTALIESDVHIRLVKQLKDNVKKAINFEEIVGGANKRRYIQKTVFNELLKLVDPGVTPFTPTKGRRNVFMFVGLQGSGKTTTCTKMAYYYQRKGWKTCLICADTFRAGAFDQLKQNATKARIPFYGSYSEIDPVKIAAEGVEKFTQEGFEIIIVDTSGRHKQEASLFEEMLQVSNAVTPDNVVFVMDASIGQACEAQARAFSQTVDVASVIITKLDSHAKGGGALSAVAVTKSPVIFIGTGEHIDDFEIFKPKSFVQKLLGMGDIAGLVDMVNDIGIQDNKELVGRLKQGQFTLRDMYEQFQNIMKMGPFSQIMGMIPGFGSEFMTKGNEQESVNRLKRMMTVMDSMSDKELDHPKASELFTKEPNRVARVARGSGSHQQEVRDLLAQYKKFSDVVKKIGSIKGLFNGKNGDINPKNMNPAKMAQLNQQMAKMMDPRVLQQMGGMGGLQNMMQQMARAGKM